From Juglans regia cultivar Chandler chromosome 8, Walnut 2.0, whole genome shotgun sequence, the proteins below share one genomic window:
- the LOC109003908 gene encoding uncharacterized protein LOC109003908 isoform X1, which produces MVEKTKKLMKGSLSEEDISTLLQRYTATTVLALLQEVAHCPDVKIDWNALVKNTSTGISDAREYQILWRHLAYRHALLGKLEYGAHPLDDDSDLEYEVEAFPTVSSDTSTEAAASVKVLIASGLPSECSLPASSIVEAPLTINIPNGWSSRGPSQNSEATCSMQGTNITIPVSLQKMPLPAATPVEGLDANGSASSMPPRRKRKPWSEAEDMELIAAVQKCGEGNWANILRGDFKGDRTATQLSQRWAIIRKRRDNLNVGPNSTRSQLSEEWRAAHHAMSLALDMPIRNLPVARPAGMNTTRNSVLPPPALPSSVLQVQDQPYECSNATKSSAIGSLGSISKSQSSIKPKTKPTLGSDSALRATAVAAGARIASPSDAASFIKATQAKSAVHLKPTDGSSTKLSMPGGVSTQSDTQTNVRYICPGLEAKPCSSYNAGNVTNTAVHTGSVKAVLPTVQHASSSFAIPSNLSSSEQANAVSSTLPSEVLPKQEVMTAEEIKVSKSGYALKEVVQDGARASQHA; this is translated from the exons atggttGAGAAAACCAAGAAACTCATGAAGGGATCCTTAAGCGAAGAAGACATCTCCACTCTCCTACAAAG GTATACGGCGACGACAGTGCTGGCGTTGCTTCAGGAAGTGGCGCATTGTCCTGATGTTAAGATTGATTGGAACGCCTTGGTGAAGAATACATCAACTGGAATTTCTGATGCTCGGGAGTATCAGATTCTATGGCGCCATTTAGCCTATCGCCACGCTTTGCTCGGTAAATTGGAATATGGAGCACATCCTCTG GATGATGATAGTGATTTAGAGTATGAAGTTGAAGCTTTTCCTACTGTTAGCAGTGATACTTCGACAGAGGCTGCTGCAAGTGTAAAG GTATTAATTGCCTCTGGTTTACCAAGTGAGTGTAGTCTCCCAGCCAGCTCAATAGTTGAGGCTCCATTAACTATAAATATACCTAATGGTTGGTCATCAAGAGGTCCTTCACAAAACTCAGAAGCCACTTGCTCAATGCAAGGGACAAACATTACTATTCCTGTTTCTCTTCAGAAAATGCCCCTTCCTGCAGCTACACCTGTAGAAGGATTGGATGCAAATGGATCAGCAAGTAGCATGCCTCCTcgaaggaaaagaaaaccttGGTCAGAGGCAGAGGATATGGAACTGATTGCTGCTGTGCAAAAATGTGGTGAAGGAAATTGGGCAAATATTTTAAGAGGAGACTTCAAGGGTGATAGGACTGCTACACAGCTATCTCAG AGGTGGGCAATTATTAGGAAGAGACGTGACAACTTGAATGTGGGGCCTAACTCCACTCGCTCACAACTTTCTGAAGAATGGCGGGCAGCTCATCATGCAATGTCCTTAGCCCTCGATATGCCTATTAGAAACTTACCAGTAGCACGCCCTG CTGGCATGAATACAACCAGGAACTCTGTGCTTCCTCCTCCTGCTCTTCCCAGCAGCGTTTTACAAGTCCAAGACCAGCCTTATGAATGCTCCAATGCTACAAAATCCTCTGCCATTGGGTCATTGGGTTCCATATCAAAGTCTCAATCCTCCATAAAACCTAAAACAAAGCCTACTCTTGGTTCAGATTCTGCGTTGAGAGCAACTGCTGTTGCTGCTGGGGCCCGCATTGCTTCTCCGTCAGATGCTGCGTCATTTATTAAGGCTACTCAGGCAAAGAGTGCTGTCCATCTCAAACCCACAGATGGTTCTTCAACCAAATTGTCTATGCCTGGTGGTGTGTCAACACAGTCAGATACTCAAACTAATGTCCGCTATATTTGTCCTGGACTTGAAGCCAAACCTTGTTCCTCCTATAATGCTGGCAATGTCACAAATACTGCTGTACATACTGGTTCAGTAAAAGCTGTCTTGCCAACAGTTCAGCATGCTTCATCTTCTTTTGCCATACCATCGAATTTGTCATCATCTGAACAGGCTAATGCTGTTAGCTCTACTCTGCCCTCTGAAGTCCTGCCAAAGCAAGAGGTTATGACTGCAGAGGAGATCAAAGTTTCCAAGTCAGGTTATGCACTCAAAGAAGTCGTCCAAGATGGAGCTCGTGCCTCACAACATGCATAG
- the LOC109003910 gene encoding protein ECERIFERUM 2-like, translating into MGSENMGSLVSNFKLSSVVPATVTGENKVHELTHMDLAMKLHYIQGVYFFRREAVEGLSILNLKEPMFQCLDLYFTVSGRVRRSETGRPFIKCNDSGVRIVEADCDATIEEFLAMKDHCFHGSLVYNQVLGPDLAFSPLVIIQFTRFKCGGMSLGLSWAHVLGNAFSASAFINMWGQILSGQMPPKSLQTPNPVKAKFPPPSCEKSVSMKRVDPLGDDHWLTANDSNMETDYFPVTAKQLEHMVTNICADDKLAAKTSHFEVLSAVIWKYISETREDLGPRIVTVSTSHNRPWENEYPTNGRMVLSMVEADFSVAKADVSAVVELISQKIVEINNNNIGSVDEEMVENGNGEADFITYGANLTFVNLEETNIYGLELKGHWPVFANYTINGVGDEGVVLVLPGPTNGKGEEGGGHVGAVADGVTVSMVLPKNQLALLKSKLERDWNIV; encoded by the exons ATGGGCTCGGAAAACATGGGAAGCCTGGTTTCTAACTTCAAGCTATCGTCGGTGGTGCCGGCCACTGTAACCGGCGAGAACAAGGTGCACGAGCTGACGCACATGGACTTGGCCATGAAGCTCCATTACATTCAGGGGGTTTACTTCTTTAGGCGTGAAGCAGTTGAGGGGCTCTCAATACTTAACTTAAAGGAACCCATGTTCCAATGTCTAGACCTCTACTTCACTGTTTCCGGGAGGGTTCGGAGATCCGAAACAGGCCGGCCATTCATCAAGTGCAACGACAGCGGTGTGCGTATTGTTGAAGCGGATTGCGACGCCACCATTGAAGAGTTTTTGGCCATGAAAGATCACTGCTTTCATGGTAGTCTTGTTTATAATCAAGTTCTTGGTCCTGATCTTGCTTTCTCGCCTCTGGTCATTATACAG TTCACCCGGTTTAAATGCGGAGGAATGTCATTGGGGCTCAGCTGGGCACATGTTCTTGGAAATGCATTCTCAGCCTCAGCCTTCATCAACATGTGGGGTCAGATCTTGTCTGGTCAAATGCCACCCAAATCTCTCCAAACCCCAAATCCAGTGAAAGCGAAATTCCCCCCTCCAAGTTGTGAGAAATCAGTTTCCATGAAAAGGGTGGACCCACTAGGAGATGATCACTGGCTAACTGCCAATGACAGTAACATGGAGACAGACTATTTCCCAGTAACCGCCAAACAACTTGAGCATATGGTAACAAATATCTGTGCAGATGACAAACTAGCAGCCAAGACCTCACATTTTGAAGTTCTCTCTGCAGTAATATGGAAATATATATCTGAAACCAGGGAAGATTTGGGTCCAAGGATTGTCACAGTCAGCACTTCTCACAACAGGCCTTGGGAAAATGAGTATCCAACTAACGGCCGCATGGTGCTGAGCATGGTTGAAGCAGATTTCTCAGTGGCAAAAGCTGATGTTTCTGCAGTGGTAGAGCTAATATCTCAAAAGATAGTGGagatcaataataataatattggtagTGTAGATGAAGAAATGGTGGAGAATGGAAATGGGGAGGCAGATTTTATAACATATGGAGCTAACTTGACGTTTGTGAATTTGGAAGAAACTAATATTTATGGATTGGAGTTGAAGGGACATTGGCCTGTCTTTGCCAATTATACCATTAATGGGGTTGGAGATGAAGGTGTTGTTTTGGTGCTTCCAGGACCAACAAATGGCAAAGGGGAGGAAGGTGGTGGTCATGTTGGTGCAGTTGCAGATGGAGTGACTGTATCCATGGTTTTACCTAAAAATCAACTTGCTCTGCTCAAAAGCAAGCTTGAAAGGGATTGGAATATCGTTTGA
- the LOC109003917 gene encoding uncharacterized protein LOC109003917, translating to MAVAFTNLSRWLWSGKRQEPRISNGSSINSSSDSSVWESDALKFPLAKRTNIASTSRRMKRKWHSREERKIDREYDVVLVPSDGGCVSGSESDDSDWSIGWLEPHGPGFQSDDDPDDSFAVLVPCYGHGYNDLLGDSKKNILSTSTGNILDHYVDESKKYMEQWLSSLPSS from the exons ATGGCCGTGGCTTTTACCAATCTTTCACGGTGGTTGTGGAGTGGGAAGCGTCAAGAGCCCCGAATTTCCAATGGATCTTCTATAAATTCTTCATCTGATTCGAGTGTGTGGGAATCTGATGCTCTGAAATTTCCTCTGGCTAAACGTACCAATATAGCCTCCACATCAAGAAGGATGAAGCGGAAATGGCATAGTCGGGAAGAGAGGAAAATTGATAGGGAATATGATGTTGTTCTTGTCCCATCCGATGGGGGGTGTGTTTCGGGTTCAGAGTCTGATGATTCGGATTGGTCGATTGGATGGTTGGAGCCTCATGGACCTGGCTTCCAGAGTGATGATGATCCTGACGACAGTTTTGCTGTGCTGGTTCCATGCTATGGGCATGGCTATAATGATCTACTGGGGgattcaaagaaaaatatcttGAGCACCAGTACTGGTAACATCCTGGATCATTATGTAGATG AGAGCAAGAAATATATGGAACAGTGGCTCTCTTCTCTGCCAAGCAGCTGA
- the LOC109003908 gene encoding uncharacterized protein LOC109003908 isoform X2 — translation MVEKTKKLMKGSLSEEDISTLLQRYTATTVLALLQEVAHCPDVKIDWNALVKNTSTGISDAREYQILWRHLAYRHALLGKLEYGAHPLDDDSDLEYEVEAFPTVSSDTSTEAAASVKRWAIIRKRRDNLNVGPNSTRSQLSEEWRAAHHAMSLALDMPIRNLPVARPAGMNTTRNSVLPPPALPSSVLQVQDQPYECSNATKSSAIGSLGSISKSQSSIKPKTKPTLGSDSALRATAVAAGARIASPSDAASFIKATQAKSAVHLKPTDGSSTKLSMPGGVSTQSDTQTNVRYICPGLEAKPCSSYNAGNVTNTAVHTGSVKAVLPTVQHASSSFAIPSNLSSSEQANAVSSTLPSEVLPKQEVMTAEEIKVSKSGYALKEVVQDGARASQHA, via the exons atggttGAGAAAACCAAGAAACTCATGAAGGGATCCTTAAGCGAAGAAGACATCTCCACTCTCCTACAAAG GTATACGGCGACGACAGTGCTGGCGTTGCTTCAGGAAGTGGCGCATTGTCCTGATGTTAAGATTGATTGGAACGCCTTGGTGAAGAATACATCAACTGGAATTTCTGATGCTCGGGAGTATCAGATTCTATGGCGCCATTTAGCCTATCGCCACGCTTTGCTCGGTAAATTGGAATATGGAGCACATCCTCTG GATGATGATAGTGATTTAGAGTATGAAGTTGAAGCTTTTCCTACTGTTAGCAGTGATACTTCGACAGAGGCTGCTGCAAGTGTAAAG AGGTGGGCAATTATTAGGAAGAGACGTGACAACTTGAATGTGGGGCCTAACTCCACTCGCTCACAACTTTCTGAAGAATGGCGGGCAGCTCATCATGCAATGTCCTTAGCCCTCGATATGCCTATTAGAAACTTACCAGTAGCACGCCCTG CTGGCATGAATACAACCAGGAACTCTGTGCTTCCTCCTCCTGCTCTTCCCAGCAGCGTTTTACAAGTCCAAGACCAGCCTTATGAATGCTCCAATGCTACAAAATCCTCTGCCATTGGGTCATTGGGTTCCATATCAAAGTCTCAATCCTCCATAAAACCTAAAACAAAGCCTACTCTTGGTTCAGATTCTGCGTTGAGAGCAACTGCTGTTGCTGCTGGGGCCCGCATTGCTTCTCCGTCAGATGCTGCGTCATTTATTAAGGCTACTCAGGCAAAGAGTGCTGTCCATCTCAAACCCACAGATGGTTCTTCAACCAAATTGTCTATGCCTGGTGGTGTGTCAACACAGTCAGATACTCAAACTAATGTCCGCTATATTTGTCCTGGACTTGAAGCCAAACCTTGTTCCTCCTATAATGCTGGCAATGTCACAAATACTGCTGTACATACTGGTTCAGTAAAAGCTGTCTTGCCAACAGTTCAGCATGCTTCATCTTCTTTTGCCATACCATCGAATTTGTCATCATCTGAACAGGCTAATGCTGTTAGCTCTACTCTGCCCTCTGAAGTCCTGCCAAAGCAAGAGGTTATGACTGCAGAGGAGATCAAAGTTTCCAAGTCAGGTTATGCACTCAAAGAAGTCGTCCAAGATGGAGCTCGTGCCTCACAACATGCATAG